cagtaactgatttcttctcttcaggcatcgtcttgttcaatccgacccagacatgacgtaaacttagctcggagctcgcattatataggcagccccacactccgcccacagccctatgctaatgagggatgggtgaaggcaacaattgtgattggttcattcgctgcgttgtcaatttctattgttctgtaattctctgattggtctctttaaacatccaatcagatttactgctcgccacaatctcaaattcttgaattaggtcatcagttacatcccctcccgagccatattctgttctttatcgatcgagatgtctacatgttcgacagacattgaccggtttgtaaccgagattgcccgagggtcacttctggtcaggacttgggagtccttctatgagggcaaaagaccctcactgtccttccgccctgatgctgccttcctcccaccgtttaattcaacacctttcttatctgtcactacattagttgtttcagtgttaccttcacctggaatatgccgtaccttctgtgccgtaaagggcctatttcccttagcacaggaggcataaatttaaagtaattggtagaggatttagaggggaaatatcttcacgcagagggtggctgcggtctgaaactcactgcctgaaagggaggtagaggcagaaaccctcaccacatttaaaactacttggacgtacacttggaagtgccgtaacctgcagggttacggacctggagctggaaagtgggattcggctggatagccttttgttggccggcacggacacgatgggccgaagtggcctcattccgtgttgtaagcttctatgatgaatgtctataattctgaaactaaaaggatattccgtccatcgtgcatatgctgatttaaaacGTATAGACCTTGGCGAAAAATATATATCTATACCGAACAAAATGTAAATGAACTATATCAACCTCCCTGCATCcccgtgaggcggtgggtggcacttagacgagcctttgctttgtgcttgggggagagggtcgcgttgaatccatagaaagtgcggccctgccgtttcagagtgtacaccacatccatggcagtgaccgtcttgcgcttggctgctCAGTGTAGGCCTAAAACACTGTAGAGAAATACACAGCACGGAACGACCGGAGATTCCGGGAACAGAACCAGCATTCAaactctcaaaccagaccagaattaaactaggcccttttaatAATCGCCGACTTTCTTCATACAGCTTTCATTGATAGATTAAATAATATTTAGGGAACCGGTTGCGCTATTTATACAATTTTTGAGTCTCTGACAACTGTAGTTTAATTATTAGCTGCTAACTAGAACAGTTTGTGTGAGCAGAAAACCATAATGCAGATACCAGGAACTCCCGCATACAGGTCTGAAATAGACCAATTTATTGGTACCTGAACTTAAGGTCTCCATtaagacagtaagcagccctttcacagatactgtgagtggctctgaaaagagcctttgggttattagtttATATCTTGTCtgctttacttggtcttggacgaagtggtggttttcttgggcagcagcacagcctggatattaggcagcaccccgccctgagcgatggtcacctttcctagCAGCTTATTGagttcctcgtcgttgcggatggccagctgcaggtgtctggggatgatgcgggtcttcttgttgtcacgGGCCGCGTTGccagccagctccaggatttcagcggtcagatactcgagcacagcagccatgtagaccggggctccggcacccacacgctcagcgtagttcccctttcgcaggagcctgtgaacacggcccacagggaactgcagtccggcccgggaggagcgagacttggccttggcccgagctttaccgctggtttttcctcttccagacatttccacaatccgcaggttcagacaaggaatgagaaactcctcccatatttgcccttcttataccttctggagggatgcagggagcaaacttgtgattggtcactctgtcgtggatttcattggctgtttccgatgaccaatcacagtctgtctagtccaccaatgaaaggagggcggaaattactggttCCCAACAGCCAGAATCTAacgattttttaaattcaaaaatcccgccaaaaattattaaaattgcggattatgttagtaacttcaccattagccaaatacttcaaaacactttttgtttccttttgtcttattccatgttccccttgcaaattccagcctgttacaatcaggattaaattcagcTTCAGgttcaaactgtctgtaacgggcgggactcagtccccactgattctgtaacgggacacattccagctcaatctttgtaaaagtgaacttcttttcacaggagctgctgtgggagtgagaccagaaccgaGAGTCCTTTTgtaaaaagagaagagggacagggtGTTCAAATTGCCCCTGTTCCagtctctaagaactcccattctgggtcgtTACACTGCGGGaagtctcgggttaataaacggactgagcgcaacggaataaaaaaactcgtgaaaagggcttgagtgagaatgTGACTGAAATCAGAGTTTCCCTGCCCCCCAAAAATAAATTCGTCGGTAGGCGCtgtgaatgaacgggtctgagaacaaagggaaagcgaccagggaccgtgtttgtagtttactcaCTGCAGGAAATTCCAGCGACACCAAGGTCAAGCCggtcagtgaagctgcttatgagaattcaaaactaaatctacagctggaactacaaaggttctcaaacacaattgttcgggaaataattacagtaaattcagtCTAAAGGGAGATGTgattgtgcagctctttcaatgatgttgtgggtggctcttaaaagagccgttgtgtttgggatttgttctgtcaggacaacgtggagttttacttggagctggtgtatttggtcaccgcctttgtcccttccgacacggcgtgcttggccagctccccgggcagcagcaggcgcacggcggtctggatctcccgggagctgatggtgcggcgcttgttgtaatgggccaggcgggaagcctcacccgcgatgcgctcgaaaatatcgttcacaaacgagttcatgatgcccatggccttggaggagatgccggtgtcggggtgaacctgcttcatcactttgtagatgtagatagcataactctccttcctcgactttcggcgcttcttgccgccctttggtgatgttttcttgatgactttcttggcaccctttttcgaagctggcttcttttcctcaggcatcgtcttgttcagtcaggTAGATATGAAGGAAATTTTGTTCCGggctcgcattatataggcagcctCACACTCCGCCCACAACCTTATGCTAATGAGGGATAAGTGAAGGCAATGactgtgattggttcattggccacgttgtcaatttccattgttctctatctctctgattggtctctttaaacattcaatcagatttattgctcgccacaatctcaaattcttaaaTTAGGTCATCAATTACATCCCCTCCTGATTTATAATCCGTTCtttatgtttctattctgctctcaggcaaaaatggttaatgacggccggacttatgaggaaggttcattcacgtttttttccatatatacattcaataatctgaacagctgTGTTTGTCGATCTACATTTCTACCTGTTCGAGCCATTGACCGGTTTGTtaccgagattgcctgagggtcacttctgatcaggacttgggagtccttctatgagggcaagggaccctcactgtccttccgccctgatgctgccttcctcccatcgtttaattcaacacctttcttatctgtcactgctgtaacatggatgtaacagcatggatttatgaaggggaagtcatgtttgacaaatttgctggaattctttgaggatgtcacgaacagggtggataatggggaagcagtggatgtggtatatttggacttccagaacgcatttgacaaggtgctacataaaaggttactgactgcacaagataaaagttcacagggttgggggtaatatattagcatggatagaggattggctaacaaacagaaaccagatagtgggaataaatggttcattcccgggttggcaatcagtaaccaatgggatgccacagggatcagtgctaggaccccaactatttatgatcgatattaacgacttggaagaagggaccgagtgtaacgcagccaagtttgctgacgatacaaagatgggagaaaaagcaatgggtgaggaggacacaaaaattctacaAAAGGACATAAGAGAGTGAACaaggatttggcagatggagtataatattggaaagtgtgaggtcatgctgtttgatttttttcttccaaagtgcaagttattacttcaatggtgaaagattgcaaggtgctgcagtgcagcgggacctgggggtacttgtgcatgaaacac
The Pristiophorus japonicus isolate sPriJap1 unplaced genomic scaffold, sPriJap1.hap1 HAP1_SCAFFOLD_1663, whole genome shotgun sequence DNA segment above includes these coding regions:
- the LOC139243274 gene encoding histone H2A type 2-A-like — encoded protein: MSGRGKTSGKARAKAKSRSSRAGLQFPVGRVHRLLRKGNYAERVGAGAPVYMAAVLEYLTAEILELAGNAARDNKKTRIIPRHLQLAIRNDEELNKLLGKVTIAQGGVLPNIQAVLLPKKTTTSSKTK
- the LOC139243273 gene encoding histone H2B-like, with the protein product MPEEKKPASKKGAKKVIKKTSPKGGKKRRKSRKESYAIYIYKVMKQVHPDTGISSKAMGIMNSFVNDIFERIAGEASRLAHYNKRRTISSREIQTAVRLLLPGELAKHAVSEGTKAVTKYTSSK